From one Anticarsia gemmatalis isolate Benzon Research Colony breed Stoneville strain chromosome 20, ilAntGemm2 primary, whole genome shotgun sequence genomic stretch:
- the LOC142981722 gene encoding protein nucleotidyltransferase YdiU-like — protein sequence MKMDGETASLKRNLTEWSFSQYPKYILLPIDENHDQIRSNIKNVVFSEVTPRPLERNIRLVCASEDALVSILDMDPEMANREEFAEFIAGQKLPYGALPVAHRYGGHQYGLWVGQLGDGRAHILGEYVNRRGERWQIQLKGSGQTPYARVHDGRAVLRSGIREMIASEACHFLGIPTTRAAGLVVSDEAIVRDVYYNGSPRRERAAVVLRLAPNWFRFGSLEILSRTGEIAVLRQLSDFIIKEYFPDIQLTDENRFIRMFSEIAHKTLDLVAKWQGLGFTHGLLNTDNMSLLGLTIDYGPYGFVDSYDGGFVANCSDGEGRYALAKQPDVVVWNIGQLANALKPLLTSSQQVHMSHILKNLDTYCKNKILETFLLKIGLKEERWGDEQLVEKLLDMMQQTGADFTATFRQLAELEPCEMVSEVKLEEKWSLKRLSSHASWGCWLDQYRERLDKEAGVLPVNSRDCGVAAVDASSSGLFEDERRRRMLSVNPVYIPRNWILHEAIVDAEQDDYQKVRFLMDVLKNPFEVQPEAEKRGFSAQPPQWAYALKISCSS from the exons ATGAAAATGGACGGTGAAACTGCTTCGTTGAAAAGAAATTTAACGGAATGGAGTTTCAGCCAATAtccaaaatacattttgttaccGATTGATGAAAATCATGATCAAATACGATCAAACATAAAGAATGTAGTATTTTCTGAG GTAACTCCTCGGCCACTAGAACGCAACATCCGACTGGTATGTGCTTCGGAAGATGCCCTGGTCAGTATTCTGGACATGGACCCTGAAATGGCTAACCGGGAAGAATTTGCTGAATTCATTGCTGGACAGAAGTTACCTTATGGTGCTCTTCCAGTAGCGCATAG atACGGTGGACATCAATATGGACTGTGGGTGGGACAACTGGGTGATGGAAGAGCCCACATTCTCGGTGAATACGTTAACAG ACGCGGGGAAAGATGGCAGATTCAGCTCAAAGGTTCAGGCCAGACTCCATACGCACGCGTTCACGATGGTCGCGCTGTTCTGCGGAGTGGTATTAGAGAAATGATCGCCTCTGAAGCTTGTCACTTTCTAGGTATACCCACTACGAGGGCTGCTGGACTCGTTG TCAGTGATGAAGCGATAGTTCGTGACGTGTACTACAACGGTAGTCCTCGCAGAGAGCGAGCAGCAGTAGTCCTTCGTCTCGCACCCAACTGGTTCCGCTTTGGATCCCTCGAGATACTTTCCAGGACTGGCGAGATTGCTGTCTTGAGGCAACTctcagattttattataaag GAATATTTCCCTGACATACAATTGACCGATGAGAATCGTTTCATCAGAATGTTCTCAGAAATTGCGCATAAGACTTTGGATCTGGTGGCCAAATGGCAAG GTCTTGGATTCACCCATGGGTTGCTGAACACTGACAACATGAGTCTCCTAGGCTTGACGATTGACTATGGTCCTTACGGCTTCGTGGACTCGTATGATGGAGGCTTCGTCGCCAACTGCTCAGATGGGGAGGGACGGTATGCTCTCGCTAAACAACCTGAC GTCGTGGTATGGAACATCGGCCAGCTAGCGAATGCTTTGAAACCTCTCCTGACCTCGTCACAACAAGTGCACATGTCGCATATTCTGAAAAACTTGGACACCTACTGCAAGAATAAAATACT GGAGACGTTTCTCTTGAAGATAGGTTTGAAAGAAGAGCGTTGGGGTGATGAGCAACTGGTGGAGAAACTCCTGGATATGATGCAGCAGACTGGAGCCGACTTTACTGCTACTTTTAGACAACTTGCTGAG tTGGAGCCGTGTGAAATGGTGAGTGAGGTGAAATTGGAAGAGAAATGGTCTCTGAAGCGTCTATCTTCTCACGCGTCGTGGGGCTGCTGGTTGGATCAGTACCGCGAGAGGTTGGATAAAGAAGCAG GTGTGCTGCCTGTAAATAGTCGTGATTGTGGTGTTGCGGCTGTGGATGCGAGCTCCTCAGGCTTGTTCGAAGATGAGCGACGCAGGCGTATGCTGAGCGTCAATCCTGTGTACATCCCACGCAATTGGATCCTACATGAAGCGATTGTGGATGCCGAACAGGATGACTACCAAAAG GTTCGCTTTTTGATGGATGTCCTAAAAAATCCTTTTGAAGTGCAGCCTGAAGCGGAAAAACGAGGATTTTCGGCTCAACCACCGCAGTGGGCATATGCCTTGAAAATTAGTTGCtctagttaa
- the gny gene encoding ALG6 alpha-1,3-glucosyltransferase garnysstan has protein sequence MTKKSDPDRFNVTKEALLPGLLFALLVRWCVAAYPYSGYKKPPMYGDYEAQRHWQEITVHTPISKWYHNTTQNDLQYWGLDYPPLTAYHSFLMGLVADWLDPESVRLFASRGYENDSHKTFMRWTVFLSDIYFYVTAVLCLCIDAERILGKELKEPKSVFKRTDISTTLFLLYPGLILIDHGHFQYNCVSLGLFLWATFFIVAIENDILATIFFVLALNYKQMELYHALPFFVYLLRKCFIGMPLGRGKLSHVVNRFNKLAVAVISCFVIIWYPFMGSWENVFQLVHRLFPLSRGIFEDKVSNVWCVVNVFIKLKTVYSNEEMAKTCLLFTAMAAVPACLDLFFRINKKKFVLCLINVSLAFFLFSFQVHEKTILLVAIPVCMHFPEDPFMCCWFLLVSNFSMLPLLLKDGLLIPFIATNLIYLSFYSICLKLSQPQSGLFSFFNANRVYKIIYPSKKDKSMLLSLLSINFFFSVIGMIWLTAMTVFVEPPQQLPDLFPLLISVFSCSHFLLFLFYFYYQQFNLPVCLPTIHKLKRK, from the coding sequence ATGACGAAGAAATCAGATCCGGATAGATTTAATGTGACAAAGGAAGCTTTACTACCCGGTCTGTTATTTGCTTTGCTCGTGAGATGGTGCGTGGCCGCCTATCCATATTCAGGATACAAGAAACCTCCTATGTACGGTGACTATGAAGCACAAAGGCATTGGCAAGAAATAACCGTGCATACGCCTATCTCTAAATGGTATCACAACACTACGCAAAATGACCTGCAGTACTGGGGGTTAGACTATCCGCCGCTTACCGCATACCACAGTTTCCTCATGGGGCTGGTCGCAGACTGGCTCGACCCAGAATCGGTGCGTCTCTTTGCGTCGAGAGGTTATGAAAATGACTCCCACAAAACTTTCATGAGATGGACTGTATTCTTaagtgatatatatttttatgtgactGCAGTGCTGTGTTTATGTATAGATGCTGAAAGGATATTAGGAAAAGAACTAAAAGAGCCCAAAAGTGTATTTAAAAGGACAGACATTTCTACAACATTGTTCTTACTGTATCCAGGCTTGATTTTAATTGATCATGGACACTTTCAGTACAATTGTGTGTCACTAGGCTTATTCTTGTGGGCTACTTTCTTTATAGTAGCCATAGAGAATGATATCTTAgccactatattttttgttttagctttaaattacaaacaaatggAATTGTACCATGCCTTgccattttttgtatatttgttaaggaAATGTTTTATCGGCATGCCATTAGGCAGAGGCAAACTTTCACATGTTGTTAATAGATTCAACAAGCTTGCAGTGGCAGTCATTTCATGCTTTGTCATAATATGGTACCCGTTCATGGGCTCATGGGAGAATGTATTTCAACTGGTACACAGACTGTTTCCGTTAAGTAGGGGGATTTTTGAGGATAAAGTATCTAATGTTTGGTGTGTtgtcaatgtttttataaagctCAAAACTGTGTATAGTAATGAAGAGATGGCGAAAACATGTCTTCTTTTTACAGCGATGGCTGCAGTGCCAGCCTGCCTAGACTTATTCTTTAgaattaataagaaaaagtttgttttatgcTTGATCAATGTGTCACTGGCcttctttttgttttcatttcaagTTCATGAGAAAACAATCTTGCTAGTTGCTATCCCAGTGTGTATGCATTTCCCAGAAGATCCATTTATGTGTTGTTGGTTCTTGTTAGTCTCTAATTTCAGTATGCTTCCACTGCTCTTGAAAGATGGGCTCTTAATTCCATTCATTGCTACCAATCTTATTTACTTATCATTCTATAGCATTTGCTTGAAGTTGTCACAGCCTCAATCGGGtctattttcatttttcaatGCCAACCGAGTTTATAAGATTATTTATCCATCTAAGAAAGACAAGTCAATGTTACTGAGCTTATTAAgtataaactttttcttttcagTCATTGGGATGATATGGTTGACTGCCATGACTGTATTTGTGGAACCACCACAGCAGTTGCCTGATCTCTTTCCATTACTAATTTCTGTATTCTCATGCTCtcattttcttttgtttctattttatttctactacCAACAGTTTAACTTGCCAGTATGCTTGCCCACTATACATAAGTtgaagagaaaataa
- the okr gene encoding DNA repair and recombination protein RAD54-like okr has translation MRRSLAPSQMGSSDNVFKSPLLNSKRKKRECARIPLTQKSASQALSASEHEDLIKQILNKPFKVPIPNYVSSYCGKSLGLKRTQVRRALHDPDEPNALVLYRPPYIPEHEKMKMSPNDIKVAVVVDPVLGNILRPHQRDGVKFMYDCVTGQQIENAFGCIMADEMGLGKTLQCITLLWTLLRQGPDCKPTICKAIIVCPSSLVKNWYNEIHKWLGQRINALAMDGGSKADITLKLQQYMNTFTTTRVATPVLIISYETFRIYSNILHSSEVGLVLCDEGHRLKNSENQTYQALMGLKAKRRILISGTPIQNDLTEYFSLVHFVNEGILGTAQEFKKRYENPILRGQDALATAQERERAQECLQTLTSIVNKCMIRRTSSLLTKYLPVKFEQVICVKMTPLQTQLYKNFINSDAIRNKFSGNGDKNTLSALSSITTLKKLCNHPDLVYDKIVERSEGFEKALSLLPSNYDTKDVKPELSGKLMILDCILANLKTNTDDKIVLVSNYTQTLDLFEKLCRKRCYQYVRLDGSMTIKKRAKVVESFNSKESKEWIFMLSSKAGGCGLNLIGANRLIMFDPDWNPANDDQAMARVWRDGQKKPCFIYRLLATGTIEEKIFQRQAHKKALSDTVVDQNEESLRHFTSEDLKDLFRLEENTLSDTHSKFKCRRCVNNIQVTLPPENSDCTSDLSNWYHCADKKNLADLVLKQCWDLAKTISFVFHHRSAKTEAQKAVEEEKENVPEPKRRKVEIDEDYSEPDDSADEDYE, from the coding sequence ATGAGGCGCAGCTTAGCGCCGAGCCAGATGGGCTCAAGCGATAATGTCTTCAAAAGCCCACTGCTTAACTCGAAACGAAAAAAGCGGGAATGTGCAAGGATACCATTGACTCAGAAATCAGCTTCGCAAGCATTATCTGCGTCGGAGCACGAAGATTTGATAAAGCAGATCCTCAATAAACCCTTCAAAGTGCCTATACCTAACTATGTGTCTTCGTACTGTGGTAAAAGTTTGGGTTTGAAACGAACGCAGGTTAGACGTGCCCTTCATGATCCTGATGAGCCTAATGCTTTGGTGTTGTATCGTCCACCTTATATTCCTGAACACGAGAAGATGAAAATGAGTCCCAATGACATTAAAGTGGCTGTTGTAGTAGACCCGGTACTGGGGAACATCCTGCGACCCCACCAGAGAGACGGTGTTAAGTTCATGTACGACTGTGTCACTGGACAACAGATAGAAAATGCGTTCGGATGTATCATGGCTGATGAAATGGGTTTAGGAAAAACTTTACAGTGTATCACTCTTCTATGGACTCTGTTAAGGCAAGGGCCTGATTGTAAACCAACTATTTGTAAAGCAATCATTGTGTGTCCTAGTAGTTTAGTTAAGAATTGGTATAATGAGATACACAAGTGGCTTGGGCAGAGAATTAATGCATTGGCCATGGATGGAGGCTCTAAAGCTGACATTACTCTGAAACTACAGCAGTATATGAATACATTTACGACTACCCGAGTAGCAACTCCAGTCCTAATAATATCATATGAGACATTTAGGATCTACTCTAATATACTCCACTCATCTGAAGTTGGCCTAGTACTATGTGATGAAGGTCACAGATTAAAGAACAGTGAGAATCAAACATACCAAGCACTAATGGGTTTGAAGGCTAAAAGAAGAATCTTAATATCTGGAACTCCAATCCAAAATGATTTGACAGAATATTTCAGTTTAGTACATTTTGTCAATGAAGGTATACTGGGTACAGCTCAAGAATTCAAGAAAAGATATGAAAATCCTATCCTAAGAGGTCAAGATGCTCTGGCCACTGCACAGGAAAGAGAAAGGGCACAAGAATGTTTACAAACTCTCACATCAATAGTTAATAAGTGTATGATTCGCAGAACCAGTAGTTTGCTCACCAAATATTTGCCAGTGAAGTTTGAACAAGTCATATGTGTGAAGATGACTCCCCTTCAGACTCAGTTGTACAAAAACTTTATCAATTCTGATGCAATCAGAAACAAATTCTCTGGAAATGGCGACAAGAATACTCTCAGTGCTCTCTCAAGTATTACAACACTGAAGAAACTTTGCAACCATCCAGATTTAGTATATGATAAGATTGTTGAAAGATCTGAAGGTTTTGAAAAGGCTTTGAGCTTGTTACCAAGTAATTATGACACTAAGGATGTGAAGCCAGAACTGTCAGGAAAATTGATGATATTAGATTGCATTCTTGCTAATTTGAAGACTAATACTGATGACAAGATTGTCTTAGTTTCTAATTACACACAAACCttagatttatttgaaaaattatgtagAAAGAGATGTTACCAATATGTGAGGCTTGATGGCTCTATGACAATTAAGAAGAGAGCTAAAGTAGTGGAAAGTTTCAACAGCAAGGAATCTAAGGAATGGATATTTATGTTAAGTTCTAAAGCTGGTGGTTGTGGTTTGAATCTCATTGGAGCAAATAGACTAATCATGTTTGATCCTGACTGGAACCCCGCTAATGATGACCAAGCTATGGCTAGAGTGTGGCGAGATGGGCAGAAGAAACCATGCTTTATTTACAGACTGCTTGCTACTGGTACTATAGAAGAAAAGATATTCCAAAGACAAGCTCATAAAAAAGCACTTAGTGATACTGTTGTGGACCAGAATGAGGAGTCTCTAAGGCACTTTACTTCTGAAGACCTCAAAGATCTGTTTAGGCTAGAGGAGAACACCTTGTCAGACACCCACAGCAAATTCAAGTGTCGAAGATGTGTCAATAATATCCAAGTGACTTTGCCTCCAGAAAATTCTGACTGTACTTCAGACTTATCTAACTGGTATCATTGTGCAGACAAGAAAAACCTGGCTGATTTAGTTCTAAAACAATGCTGGGATTTGGCAAAGACCATTTCTTTTGTATTTCACCATAGGTCTGCCAAAACAGAAGCACAGAAGGCAGTGGAGGAGGAGAAAGAGAATGTTCCAGAACCAAAAAGAAGGAAAGTTGAGATAGATGAAGATTATTCTGAACCAGATGACAGTGCTGATGAGGATTATGAGTGA
- the LOC142981539 gene encoding protein nucleotidyltransferase YdiU-like: MRRAFCVLAALMNEQQQNIVGKMKPIVNFKEWKFRDPPNYAALPIDENPEYNVPVAVKDAVFSKVPTEPLIGKLHLVCASDEALVDLLDLHPSVAESEEFINFVAGSYLPEGGLSVSHRYGGYQFGFWADQLGDGRAHILGEYVNSKGESWQPQLKGSGETPYSRFGDGRAVLRSSIREMIASEACYHLGIPTTRAAALVVSDDHKVWRDKTYCGRARQERAAVVMRLANAWYRIGSIEILLKRREPHTMKLLVDFIIKQHFPELENSDDKYVDWYLEVAHRNLDMVATWQGFGFTHGVLNTDNVSLLGLTIDYGPYGFIEHFYQNYVPNSSDDMGRYAFNKQPEILLWNLEKLAEALEPILSEDQKEKIKDIRATLSEYVQRNVLKTHLLKLGLKEMKDGDDKLVQELFEVMQLKMGDFTATFRQLAEVESQQLLDKSVLETKWSLSKFIDTPNWEKWVKKYQDRLKEENVSEDERQSRMVKVNPVYVPKNWIMQEAIADAEKNNFEKVRFLLKLFKNPFEVNEEAEKRGYSSQPPSWSYGLKLSCSS; encoded by the exons ATGAGGCGGGCTTTCTGCGTGCTGGCAGCGCTTATGAATGAACAGCAACAAAACATTGTTGGTAAAATGAAACCAATAGTGAATTTTAAAGAGTGGAAGTTTCGTGATCCTCCGAACTATGCTGCTCTGCCTATAGACGAAAACCCAGAGTATAACGTGCCAGTAGCCGTTAAGGATGCTGTATTCTCCAAG GTGCCAACAGAGCCTCTAATAGGTAAACTGCATTTAGTATGTGCGTCTGATGAAGCATTGGTAGACTTACTGGACCTACACCCGTCTGTGGCAGAGTCGGAGGAGTTCATCAACTTTGTAGCCGGCAGCTATCTGCCTGAGGGAGGCTTGAGTGTATCACACAg ATATGGAGGCTACCAGTTTGGTTTCTGGGCTGATCAACTTGGAGATGGCAGGGCACACATCCTTGGAGAATATGTTAACAG TAAAGGTGAGTCCTGGCAGCCTCAGCTGAAAGGTTCCGGAGAGACTCCATACTCTCGCTTCGGAGACGGCCGTGCAGTGCTGCGGTCTTCGATCAGAGAGATGATAGCCTCAGAAGCTTGTTACCATCTTGGTATACCTACCACTCGGGCGGCTGCATTGGTAG TGAGCGACGATCACAAAGTATGGCGCGACAAAACGTACTGCGGTCGCGCTCGGCAAGAGCGGGCGGCCGTCGTCATGCGGCTCGCTAACGCGTGGTACCGCATCGGTTCTATAGAGATACTGCTCAAGCGCCGCGAGCCACACACTATGAAGCTCTtagttgattttattataaag caACATTTCCCAGAGTTGGAGAATTCTGACGACAAGTATGTGGATTGGTATTTAGAAGTGGCTCATAGAAACTTGGATATGGTGGCCACATGGCAAG GTTTCGGCTTCACCCACGGTGTACTAAACACAGACAATGTGAGTCTGCTAGGACTCACCATTGACTATGGTCCATACGGATTCATAGAGCACTTCTATCAGAATTACGTACCTAACTCATCCGACGATATGGGCCGGTACGCTTTTAATAAACAACCTGAG ATACTGCTATGGAACTTAGAGAAGTTGGCAGAGGCGCTTGAACCGATACTGTCAGAGGATCAAAAAGAAAAGATCAAAGACATTAGAGCAACACTCAGTGAATATGTTCAAAgaaatgtatt AAAAACACACCTTCTAAAACTTGGGCTGAAAGAAATGAAAGACGGTGATGATAAACTAGTTCAAGAACTATTTGAAGTGATGCAGTTGAAAATGGGAGACTTTACCGCTACGTTCAGACAACTTGCTgag GTAGAATCACAGCAGTTATTGGATAAATCTGTTTTAGAGACGAAGTGGTCGTTAAGTAAGTTTATTGATACACCGAACTGGGAGAAATGGGTGAAGAAGTATCAAGATAGGCTGAAAGAAGAAAATG TAAGCGAAGATGAAAGACAATCTCGTATGGTGAAAGTAAACCCTGTGTATGTGCCTAAAAACTGGATAATGCAAGAAGCTATAGCAGACGCTGAGaaaaataatttcgaaaag GTGCGATTCCTCCTGAAGTTGTTCAAAAATCCTTTTGAAGtgaatgaagaagcagaaaagCGTGGATACTCATCACAACCACCGAGCTGGTCTTATGGACTCAAGCTTAGCTGTTCCagttaa